The proteins below are encoded in one region of Xenopus laevis strain J_2021 chromosome 8L, Xenopus_laevis_v10.1, whole genome shotgun sequence:
- the LOC121397341 gene encoding uncharacterized protein LOC121397341, producing MLSYSWVYRDNGTDILYANGSTISISLRNMSLGAEFFCLVQNPAHRNIVSVLLKSLGGRQTEVQKEIQTEIQPKVQTEIPPGIHTEIRSEIQTEIRSKIKTGLQREIQPEMQTELHSGIRTEVQTEIQTELQPKIKAEIRPEIRTKLQPEIQTDIQTELRPNIKTEIQPKIQKEIRPWIQTELQPDIRTEIQTDIKPNIQTKAKIKAGGDIQVIGRAGETVTLQCPLNLPTRISWMYDDNGDKVLLAEYRHKKFIRGNNNYFMNRLEGSNSGSGLRIKEVKMEDSGVFTAHITVNGSVIDISYILTVLGRGDIIVQVTGRLGETVTLPTSLNLATSIERITWIFHDKGKKIHLAEFRHHKFIRGNKNYFNNRLEKTNHGTALQIRELRMEDSGIFTAHIHINGKKNDISYILAVFEPIPTPVIDVTSDDISIHVRHLHCSVPSNSTKLSYSWIYRDNGTDVLYANGSTTSVSLKNMTSGAEFICLVQNPAYMSNVSVLLKSHGGRRTEIQKEIEPEINLKMQPARIQTEIRPEIQTEIRPGIQTEMRPEIQTDMPATIHTVIRPGMQTEMPPIIQTEIQPAIQTKMPPKIQTEIHPEIQTDLQTGIQTERYNQGFKQRYNQGLKQRYNQGFKQRYNQRC from the exons ATGCTGTCTTACAGTTGGGTCTACAGAGATAATGGCACTGACATACTATATGCAAATGGCAGCACCATCAGTATATCACTAAGGAACATGTCATTAGGGGCAGAATTTTTCTGCTTGGTACAAAATCCTGCTCACAGGAACATTGTGTCAGTACTTTTAAAGTCACTTGGTGGGAGACAAACAGAGGTACAGAAAGAGATACAAACAGAGATACAACCAAAGGTACAAACAGAGATACCACCAGGGATACATACAGAAATACGATCAGAGATTCAAACAGAGATTCGATCAAAGATAAAAACAGGGTTACAAAGAGAGATACAACCAGAGATGCAAACAGAGCTACATTCAGGGATACGAACAGAGGTACAAACAGAGATACAAACAGAGCTACAACCAAAGATAAAAGCAGAGATACGACCCGAGATACGAACAAAGCTACAACCAGAGATACAAACAGACATACAAACAGAGCTACgaccaaatataaaaacagagaTACAACCAAAGATACAAAAAGAGATTCGACCATGGATACAAACGGAGCTACAACCAGACATACGAACAGAGATACAAACAGACATAAAGCCAAACATACAAACAAAGGCAAAGATTAAAG CAGGAGGAGACATTCAGGTGATTGGCCGTGCAGGGGAGACTGTCACACTGCAGTGCCCTCTGAATCTACCAACAAGAATCTCATGGATGTATGATGACAATGGGGACAAAGTACTCCTGGCTGAATACAGACACAAGAAGTTTATCAGAGGGAATAACAACTACTTCATGAACCGCCTGGAAGGATCTAACAGTGGATCCGGATTGCGGATCAAAGAGGTGAAAATGGAAGATAGTGGAGTCTTCACTGCTCACATTACTGTCAATGGAAGTGTTATAGACATTAGTTATATTCTCACTGTGTTGG GAAGAGGAGACATCATTGTACAGGTAACTGGTCGTTTAGGAGAGACTGTCACTCTGCCAACCTCTCTGAATCTGGCAACTTCCATTGAAAGAATCACATGGATATTTCAtgacaaagggaaaaaaatacaccTGGCTGAATTCAGACACCACAAGTTTATCAGAGGGAATAAGAATTATTTCAACAACCGCCTTGAAAAAACTAATCATGGAACTGCATTACAGATCAGAGAGCTGAGAATGGAGGATAGTGGCATCTTCACTGCACATATTCATATTAATGGAAAAAAGAACGACATTTCTTATATTCTCGCTGTGTTCG AACCTATACCAACGCCAGTGATAGACGTGACATCTGATGACATTTCCATTCATGTCCGTCATCTTCATTGTTCTGTCCCATCAAACTCAACAAAGCTCTCATATAGTTGGATCTACAGAGACAATGGTACCGATGTACTATATGCAAATGGCAGCACCACCAGTGTATCACTGAAGAATATGACATCAGGGGCAGAATTTATCTGCTTGGTACAAAATCCAGCGTACATGAGCAATGTGTCAGTTCTTTTAAAGTCACATGGTGGGAGGCGAACAGAGATACAAAAAGAGATAGAACCAGAGATAAATCTGAAGATGCAACCAGCAAGGATACAAACAGAGATACGGCCAGAGATACAAACAGAGATACGACCAGGGATACAAACAGAGATGCGACCTGAGATACAAACTGATATGCCAGCAACGATACATACAGTTATACGACCAGGGATGCAAACAGAGATGCCACCAATCATACAAACAGAGATACAACCAGCGATACAAACAAAGATGCCACCAAAGATACAAACAGAGATACACCCTGAGATACAAACAGACTTACAAACAGGGATACAAACAGAG AGATACAACCAGGGATTCAAACAGAGATACAACCAGGGATTAAAACAGAGATACAACCAGGGATTCAAACAGAGATACAACCAGAGATGCTAA